From the Cryptomeria japonica chromosome 2, Sugi_1.0, whole genome shotgun sequence genome, one window contains:
- the LOC131034530 gene encoding uncharacterized protein LOC131034530 isoform X2: MKVDTRLDYAAFQLSPKRTRCELFVSGGGETEKLASGLLKPFSTHLRAAEEQAGRAGHLIKLEVPEYENGEASWFTKGTLERFVRFVSTPEVLELVNTVDTEMSQLEAARNFQFSLYSQGTSEQASGSDASSLGAVPKSSETDAADTSKRELLRAIDVRLIALQQELSMGFARAFAAGFAIEHMADLIVFADRFGANRLKDACAKFMMLCQKRHDVCQWRDDGDAHSSDSDMSIENGTEGGNFVDKSQTLASTTQQGNEPLHLRVQSVDRFENICSAGGVNLTNCRGSLPNTTRNLSTESDALNKSITEKSPESSRMVPDKRKQAEVDTNRLRSCSPGRRSSSPPQRVQTGRVGPGMTRSSSNVDDQSSRGRSLNRESSDSDTESNGCDKQESESIQKTQPARRLSVQDRINLFESKQKEQQRESGEAIKKVVKVENRRLSSESGNSISLTEKAVLRRWSGASDMSVEAPTAQQTKSGNNNEVKESMTRSHSEVYVTASENSVHALSSEKDQGQIQELPPESDLGSSANEQGTLEGRKNTKFKLSSPPRARGHQRAWSSASDYSECFSDNQTTKFGSITTEERVANIAKQPAPATQFKVQLALNSQPSKIAGQGSDITHGSMNMIQTTAPYGSKIYESSADASQIGATRQGSDLDNGFFDSKPHGASRQRSDKIYGSTDTNQPGSGRQGSDRADSSLNTNKFGIDVDREGLELSNGSTSMRRSRGEEPLPRVKQSKGNQELNEELREKANQLEAIFAAHKLRSQAALEHPEDTEITRKKSSSLAVKFEKPTTQQQMCTSPRESKLESAKITSGVSERTFSTTLHNIGRESLGSSWSSAVDFDNTLMNSADHSYLNSSDKKPGLSDGGWSEEFRGKFYERYMEKRDAKLREESITKRAEKEAKLKAMQEALERTKAEMIARSAKSLEKQDSIIQARARAEKLRSFNARSLKNKKQQFEAEQSDDEEYSNDVNEQAFYKQEKSITFNTPSPSDMLSPFSSKELPKSSSAKKLSSNKATPYTTQRGSLTSPSPRSSIPVKVPSVGSASSARRRGHENPLAQSVPNFADLRKENTKPSTGRAGLSSNLGGASRGQPKSGSRKSGNEDFSYEMNGSLPPSRSTNNKEEKQRRNQAMRKSCTSMSEIKDLSDPTCEGVVLAPLKVSKEASEPVFYGKSTRRNNGASLEAKPFLRKGNGIGPGAGPGVAKMKATLAAENMKGTEDEGQAEIQNGEEIIDEFGNGQSFESPEGIADENDKHKVDLADNSDAQADSDTSQNEVQGKEGLNQTSDRSDDAISDNEALSRTPSQVNGTSILDFHMTSLPATRNLVHNEEMVESSGMRLGRAALLQQKHITGSPSMHMASSATHFSPATMGLDSPMESPASWNSHMHHSLSQMLEASDVDASADSPIGSPASWNSHSLSQMMETSDTDAARTRKKWGSAQKPVLLASQQSHKDVPKGFKRLLKFGRKSRGSETVPTDWVSASTTSEGDDDTEDTRDLAIRSADDLMRKSRMGFAPTQPTYDRNYDFGSVSGPVESDSFHDQGSIQSLRSSIPAPPANFKLREDHLSGGSSIKAPRSFFSLSSFRSKGSDSKSR, translated from the exons ATGCCAGTTCACTTGGAGCTGTCCCCAAG TCAAGTGAAACAGATGCAGCTGATACATCAAA GAGAGAATTGTTGAGAGCCATAGATGTGCGGCTTATTGCTTTGCAACAAGAATTAAGCATGGGTTTTGCTCGAGCTTTTGCTGCTGGTTTTGCAATAGAGCATATGGCTGATCTCATTGTATTTGCAGATCGCTTTGGAGCAAATCGTCTAAA AGATGCCTGTGCCAAATTTATGATGCTCTGTCAAAAACGACATGATGTGTGCCAATGGCGAGATGATGGAGATGCCCACTCATCAGATTCTGATATGTCCATTGAAAACGGTACAGAGG GTGGGAACTTTGTAGATAAAAGTCAAACTTTAGCTTCTACCACTCAGCAAGGCAATGAGCCATTGCATTTACGAGTGCAATCAGTAGACCGTTTTGAAAACATCTGTTCTGCTGGTGGGGTCAATCTCACAAACTGCCGGGGAAGCTTGCCAAACACCACAAGGAATTTATCTACAGAATCTGATGCCTTGAATAAATCCATTACCGAGAAAAGTCCCGAGTCTTCTAGAATGGTCCCAGATAAACGTAAACAAGCTGAAGTTGACACAAACAGACTGAGGTCTTGTTCCCCAGGCAGGAGATCCTCTTCCCCACCACAAAGAGTTCAAACAGGGAGAGTTGGACCAGGGATGACAAGAAGTAGTAGCAATGTGGATGACCAGTCTAGTAGAGGCAGATCTTTGAACAGGGAAAGTAGTGATAGTGATACTGAGAGTAATGGTTGTGACAAGCAAGAATCAGAGTCTATTCAGAAAACTCAGCCAGCCAGAAGGCTGAGTGTTCAAGACCGCATCAATCTGTTTGAAAGTAAACAgaaggaacaacaaagagaatcAGGTGAAGCTATTAAAAAAGTTGTAAAGGTGGAAAATCGGAGGCTGTCGTCTGAAAGTGGCAATTCTATTTCTCTAACAGAGAAGGCTGTTCTCAGGAGATGGAGTGGAGCTAGTGATATGAGTGTTGAAGCACCTACCGCTCAGCAAACTAAGAGTGGAAATAATAATGAGGTTAAGGAATCAATGACTAGGAGTCATTCAGAAGTGTATGTTACTGCATCTGAAAATAGTGTGCATGCATTATCTTCTGAAAAGGATCAAGGGCAAATACAGGAGTTACCTCCTGAGAGTGATTTGGGGTCTTCAGCTAATGAGCAAGGCACGTTAGAAGGAAGAAAAAATACCAAGTTCAAATTATCATCTCCTCCCAGAGCAAGAGGACACCAGAGAGCATGGAGCTCTGCTTCAGATTATTCAGAATGCTTTAGTGACAATCAAACAACCAAATTTGGTAGTATTACTACTGAGGAACGGGTGGCTAATATTGCTAAACAACCTGCACCAGCCACACAATTTAAAGTGCAGTTAGCCTTGAACTCACAACCTTCTAAAATTGCTGGGCAGGGATCAGATATAACTCATGGTTCCATGAACATGATACAGACTACTGCTCCCTATGGATCAAAAATATATGAAAGTAGTGCAGATGCAAGTCAGATTGGGGCTACTAGGCAAGGATCAGATTTGGACAATGGTTTTTTTGACTCAAAACCCCATGGGGCTTCTAGGCAAAGATCAGATAAAATATATGGCTCCACAGACACAAACCAGCCCGGGTCTGGCAGACAAGGATCAGACAGAGCTGATAGTTCCCTGAATACAAACAAGTTTGGTATTGATGTTGATAGAGAAGGATTAGAACTTAGTAATGGTTCAACGAGCATGAGAAGATCTAGGGGTGAGGAACCATTACCTAGAGTCAAGCAGTCTAAAGGAAACCAGGAACTGAATGAAGAATTAAGGGAGAAAGCTAATCAATTGGAAGCAATTTTTGCTGCTCACAAGCTAAGGAGTCAAGCTGCTTTGGAGCATCCAGAAGATACAGAGATCACTAGAAAGAAAAGTTCCTCCCTAGCTGTCAAATTTGAAAAACCGACTACCCAACAGCAGATGTGTACATCACCAAGGGAATCAAAACTAGAAAGTGCAAAAATTACCAGTGGAGTGTCAGAGAGAACTTTCTCAACAACTCTTCACAATATCGGAAGAGAATCACTTGGCAGCTCATGGAGCAGTGCAGTAGACTTTGACAATACATTGATGAACTCAGCTGACCACAGTTACTTAAACAGTTCAGATAAAAAACCAGGCTTAAGTGATGGAGGCTGGTCCGAGGAATTCAGAGGGAAATTTTATGAAAGATATATGGAGAAGCGAGATGCAAAGCTTCGGGAAGAGTCAATCACCAAACgagctgagaaggaagccaaactCAAAGCTATGCAAGAAGCTCTTGAACGTACAAAAGCTGAAATGATTGCCAGGAGTGCAAAATCCTTGGAAAAGCAAGATTCCATCATCCAGGCTAGAGCAAGAGCTGAAAAATTGAGGTCTTTCAATGCCCGATCATTGAAGAACAAGAAACAACAA TTTGAAGCAGAACAAAGTGATGATGAAGAGTATTCTAATGATGTGAATGAGCAGGCATTTTACAAACAGGAAAAAAGTATTACATTTAACACTCCTAGTCCTTCTGATATGCTTTCtccattttcatcaaaagaattgCCAAAATCTAGCTCTGCCAAGAAGCTTTCCTCAAATAAAGCTACGCCTTATACAACACAACGTGGTTCCTTGACATCTCCCTCACCCAGGTCTTCCATACCTGTTAAAGTTCCAAGTGTTGGAAGTGCCTCTTCAGCCCGTCGCAGGGGCCATGAAAATCCTCTGGCTCAGTCTGTTCCTAACTTTGCTGATCTGAGAAAAGAGAATACAAAACCTTCTACTGGGCGGGCAGGTTTGAGCTCAAACTTGGGTGGTGCATCTCGTGGGCAGCCCAAGAGTGGTAGCCGTAAAAGTGGCAATGAAGACTTCTCTTATGAGATGAATGGGTCTTTGCCTCCTTCGCGGTCAACTAACAATAAGGAAGAGAAGCAACGTCGAAACCAGGCAATGAGGAAAAGCTGCACAAGTATGAGTGAGATAAAGGATTTATCTGACCCAACCTGTGAGGGAGTTGTATTGGCTCCACTGAAAGTTAGTAAAGAAGCATCTGAACCAGTCTTCTATGGTAAAAGCACAAGGAGAAACAATGGTGCTTCTTTAGAGGCTAAACCTTTTCTGCGTAAGGGAAATGGAATAGGCCCAGGTGCTGGGCCAGGCGTTGCCAAAATGAAAGCCACTCTGGCTGCTGAAAATATGAAAGGTACAGAGGATGAAGGTCAAGCTGAGATTCAAAATGGCGAGGAAATCATAGATGAATTTGGAAATGGGCAATCATTTGAAAGTCCTGAAGGCATTGCAGATGAAAATGATAAACATAAAGTTGATTTGGCGGATAACTCTGATGCTCAAGCTGATTCAGATACATCTCAGAATGAGGTACAAGGAAAAGAAGGTCTGAATCAAACATCTGATAGATCAGATGATGCAATATCTGATAATGAAGCATTATCCAGAACTCCTTCACAAGTGAATGGCACAAGTATTTTGGATTTTCATATGACATCTTTACCGGCTACAAGAAATTTAGTGCACAATGAAGAAATGGTTGAAAGTTCTGGGATGAGGTTGGGTCGTGCTGCATTGCTCCAGCAGAAGCATATCACAGGGTCTCCATCTATGCACATGGCCAGTTCTGCAACCCATTTCAGCCCTGCAACAATGGGACTGGACTCTCCAATGGAAAGCCCAGCCTCATGGAACTCTCATATGCATCATTCTCTCTCTCAAATGCTGGAAGCTTCTGATGTTGATGCATCTGCAGATTCGCCTATTGGAAGCCCTGCATCGTGGAATTCACATTCCCTTTCCCAGATGATGGAGACCTCTGACACTGATGCAGCCAGAACACGCAAAAAATGGGGCAGTGCTCAGAAGCCTGTTTTGCTTGCTTCTCAGCAATCCCACAAAGATGTTCCCAAGGGATTTAAGAGGCTCTTGAAATTTGGCAGGAAAAGCCGTGGTTCGGAAACGGTCCCAACAGATTGGGTTTCTGCATCGACTACATCTGAAGGGGATGATGACACAGAAGATACAAGGGATCTTGCTATCAGATCTGCAGATGATCTTATGCGAAAATCAAGGATGGGATTTGCACCAACACAACCCACATATGACAGGAATTATGATTTTGGAAGTGTAAGCGGGCCTGTAGAAAGTGATAGTTTCCATGACCAAGGTTCAA TTCAATCTCTTCGAAGTTCAATTCCAGCTCCCCCAGCAAATTTCAAATTAAGAGAGGACCACCTATCAGGAGGTAGCTCCATTAAAG CACCCCGGTCTTTCTTCTCACTGTCATCATTCAGAAGCAAAGGAAGCGATTCAAAGTCTAGGTGA
- the LOC131034530 gene encoding uncharacterized protein LOC131034530 isoform X1, protein MKVDTRLDYAAFQLSPKRTRCELFVSGGGETEKLASGLLKPFSTHLRAAEEQAGRAGHLIKLEVPEYENGEASWFTKGTLERFVRFVSTPEVLELVNTVDTEMSQLEAARNFQFSLYSQGTSEQASGSDASSLGAVPKSSETDAADTSKRELLRAIDVRLIALQQELSMGFARAFAAGFAIEHMADLIVFADRFGANRLKDACAKFMMLCQKRHDVCQWRDDGDAHSSDSDMSIENGTEGEHMLDSSSHFLVKKADTPYGQWSDTRAAGGNFVDKSQTLASTTQQGNEPLHLRVQSVDRFENICSAGGVNLTNCRGSLPNTTRNLSTESDALNKSITEKSPESSRMVPDKRKQAEVDTNRLRSCSPGRRSSSPPQRVQTGRVGPGMTRSSSNVDDQSSRGRSLNRESSDSDTESNGCDKQESESIQKTQPARRLSVQDRINLFESKQKEQQRESGEAIKKVVKVENRRLSSESGNSISLTEKAVLRRWSGASDMSVEAPTAQQTKSGNNNEVKESMTRSHSEVYVTASENSVHALSSEKDQGQIQELPPESDLGSSANEQGTLEGRKNTKFKLSSPPRARGHQRAWSSASDYSECFSDNQTTKFGSITTEERVANIAKQPAPATQFKVQLALNSQPSKIAGQGSDITHGSMNMIQTTAPYGSKIYESSADASQIGATRQGSDLDNGFFDSKPHGASRQRSDKIYGSTDTNQPGSGRQGSDRADSSLNTNKFGIDVDREGLELSNGSTSMRRSRGEEPLPRVKQSKGNQELNEELREKANQLEAIFAAHKLRSQAALEHPEDTEITRKKSSSLAVKFEKPTTQQQMCTSPRESKLESAKITSGVSERTFSTTLHNIGRESLGSSWSSAVDFDNTLMNSADHSYLNSSDKKPGLSDGGWSEEFRGKFYERYMEKRDAKLREESITKRAEKEAKLKAMQEALERTKAEMIARSAKSLEKQDSIIQARARAEKLRSFNARSLKNKKQQFEAEQSDDEEYSNDVNEQAFYKQEKSITFNTPSPSDMLSPFSSKELPKSSSAKKLSSNKATPYTTQRGSLTSPSPRSSIPVKVPSVGSASSARRRGHENPLAQSVPNFADLRKENTKPSTGRAGLSSNLGGASRGQPKSGSRKSGNEDFSYEMNGSLPPSRSTNNKEEKQRRNQAMRKSCTSMSEIKDLSDPTCEGVVLAPLKVSKEASEPVFYGKSTRRNNGASLEAKPFLRKGNGIGPGAGPGVAKMKATLAAENMKGTEDEGQAEIQNGEEIIDEFGNGQSFESPEGIADENDKHKVDLADNSDAQADSDTSQNEVQGKEGLNQTSDRSDDAISDNEALSRTPSQVNGTSILDFHMTSLPATRNLVHNEEMVESSGMRLGRAALLQQKHITGSPSMHMASSATHFSPATMGLDSPMESPASWNSHMHHSLSQMLEASDVDASADSPIGSPASWNSHSLSQMMETSDTDAARTRKKWGSAQKPVLLASQQSHKDVPKGFKRLLKFGRKSRGSETVPTDWVSASTTSEGDDDTEDTRDLAIRSADDLMRKSRMGFAPTQPTYDRNYDFGSVSGPVESDSFHDQGSIQSLRSSIPAPPANFKLREDHLSGGSSIKAPRSFFSLSSFRSKGSDSKSR, encoded by the exons ATGCCAGTTCACTTGGAGCTGTCCCCAAG TCAAGTGAAACAGATGCAGCTGATACATCAAA GAGAGAATTGTTGAGAGCCATAGATGTGCGGCTTATTGCTTTGCAACAAGAATTAAGCATGGGTTTTGCTCGAGCTTTTGCTGCTGGTTTTGCAATAGAGCATATGGCTGATCTCATTGTATTTGCAGATCGCTTTGGAGCAAATCGTCTAAA AGATGCCTGTGCCAAATTTATGATGCTCTGTCAAAAACGACATGATGTGTGCCAATGGCGAGATGATGGAGATGCCCACTCATCAGATTCTGATATGTCCATTGAAAACGGTACAGAGGGTGAGCATATGCTTGATTCTTCATCACATTTTTTAGTGAAGAAAGCTGATACACCCTATGGCCAGTGGTCTGATACCCGAGCTGCAGGTGGGAACTTTGTAGATAAAAGTCAAACTTTAGCTTCTACCACTCAGCAAGGCAATGAGCCATTGCATTTACGAGTGCAATCAGTAGACCGTTTTGAAAACATCTGTTCTGCTGGTGGGGTCAATCTCACAAACTGCCGGGGAAGCTTGCCAAACACCACAAGGAATTTATCTACAGAATCTGATGCCTTGAATAAATCCATTACCGAGAAAAGTCCCGAGTCTTCTAGAATGGTCCCAGATAAACGTAAACAAGCTGAAGTTGACACAAACAGACTGAGGTCTTGTTCCCCAGGCAGGAGATCCTCTTCCCCACCACAAAGAGTTCAAACAGGGAGAGTTGGACCAGGGATGACAAGAAGTAGTAGCAATGTGGATGACCAGTCTAGTAGAGGCAGATCTTTGAACAGGGAAAGTAGTGATAGTGATACTGAGAGTAATGGTTGTGACAAGCAAGAATCAGAGTCTATTCAGAAAACTCAGCCAGCCAGAAGGCTGAGTGTTCAAGACCGCATCAATCTGTTTGAAAGTAAACAgaaggaacaacaaagagaatcAGGTGAAGCTATTAAAAAAGTTGTAAAGGTGGAAAATCGGAGGCTGTCGTCTGAAAGTGGCAATTCTATTTCTCTAACAGAGAAGGCTGTTCTCAGGAGATGGAGTGGAGCTAGTGATATGAGTGTTGAAGCACCTACCGCTCAGCAAACTAAGAGTGGAAATAATAATGAGGTTAAGGAATCAATGACTAGGAGTCATTCAGAAGTGTATGTTACTGCATCTGAAAATAGTGTGCATGCATTATCTTCTGAAAAGGATCAAGGGCAAATACAGGAGTTACCTCCTGAGAGTGATTTGGGGTCTTCAGCTAATGAGCAAGGCACGTTAGAAGGAAGAAAAAATACCAAGTTCAAATTATCATCTCCTCCCAGAGCAAGAGGACACCAGAGAGCATGGAGCTCTGCTTCAGATTATTCAGAATGCTTTAGTGACAATCAAACAACCAAATTTGGTAGTATTACTACTGAGGAACGGGTGGCTAATATTGCTAAACAACCTGCACCAGCCACACAATTTAAAGTGCAGTTAGCCTTGAACTCACAACCTTCTAAAATTGCTGGGCAGGGATCAGATATAACTCATGGTTCCATGAACATGATACAGACTACTGCTCCCTATGGATCAAAAATATATGAAAGTAGTGCAGATGCAAGTCAGATTGGGGCTACTAGGCAAGGATCAGATTTGGACAATGGTTTTTTTGACTCAAAACCCCATGGGGCTTCTAGGCAAAGATCAGATAAAATATATGGCTCCACAGACACAAACCAGCCCGGGTCTGGCAGACAAGGATCAGACAGAGCTGATAGTTCCCTGAATACAAACAAGTTTGGTATTGATGTTGATAGAGAAGGATTAGAACTTAGTAATGGTTCAACGAGCATGAGAAGATCTAGGGGTGAGGAACCATTACCTAGAGTCAAGCAGTCTAAAGGAAACCAGGAACTGAATGAAGAATTAAGGGAGAAAGCTAATCAATTGGAAGCAATTTTTGCTGCTCACAAGCTAAGGAGTCAAGCTGCTTTGGAGCATCCAGAAGATACAGAGATCACTAGAAAGAAAAGTTCCTCCCTAGCTGTCAAATTTGAAAAACCGACTACCCAACAGCAGATGTGTACATCACCAAGGGAATCAAAACTAGAAAGTGCAAAAATTACCAGTGGAGTGTCAGAGAGAACTTTCTCAACAACTCTTCACAATATCGGAAGAGAATCACTTGGCAGCTCATGGAGCAGTGCAGTAGACTTTGACAATACATTGATGAACTCAGCTGACCACAGTTACTTAAACAGTTCAGATAAAAAACCAGGCTTAAGTGATGGAGGCTGGTCCGAGGAATTCAGAGGGAAATTTTATGAAAGATATATGGAGAAGCGAGATGCAAAGCTTCGGGAAGAGTCAATCACCAAACgagctgagaaggaagccaaactCAAAGCTATGCAAGAAGCTCTTGAACGTACAAAAGCTGAAATGATTGCCAGGAGTGCAAAATCCTTGGAAAAGCAAGATTCCATCATCCAGGCTAGAGCAAGAGCTGAAAAATTGAGGTCTTTCAATGCCCGATCATTGAAGAACAAGAAACAACAA TTTGAAGCAGAACAAAGTGATGATGAAGAGTATTCTAATGATGTGAATGAGCAGGCATTTTACAAACAGGAAAAAAGTATTACATTTAACACTCCTAGTCCTTCTGATATGCTTTCtccattttcatcaaaagaattgCCAAAATCTAGCTCTGCCAAGAAGCTTTCCTCAAATAAAGCTACGCCTTATACAACACAACGTGGTTCCTTGACATCTCCCTCACCCAGGTCTTCCATACCTGTTAAAGTTCCAAGTGTTGGAAGTGCCTCTTCAGCCCGTCGCAGGGGCCATGAAAATCCTCTGGCTCAGTCTGTTCCTAACTTTGCTGATCTGAGAAAAGAGAATACAAAACCTTCTACTGGGCGGGCAGGTTTGAGCTCAAACTTGGGTGGTGCATCTCGTGGGCAGCCCAAGAGTGGTAGCCGTAAAAGTGGCAATGAAGACTTCTCTTATGAGATGAATGGGTCTTTGCCTCCTTCGCGGTCAACTAACAATAAGGAAGAGAAGCAACGTCGAAACCAGGCAATGAGGAAAAGCTGCACAAGTATGAGTGAGATAAAGGATTTATCTGACCCAACCTGTGAGGGAGTTGTATTGGCTCCACTGAAAGTTAGTAAAGAAGCATCTGAACCAGTCTTCTATGGTAAAAGCACAAGGAGAAACAATGGTGCTTCTTTAGAGGCTAAACCTTTTCTGCGTAAGGGAAATGGAATAGGCCCAGGTGCTGGGCCAGGCGTTGCCAAAATGAAAGCCACTCTGGCTGCTGAAAATATGAAAGGTACAGAGGATGAAGGTCAAGCTGAGATTCAAAATGGCGAGGAAATCATAGATGAATTTGGAAATGGGCAATCATTTGAAAGTCCTGAAGGCATTGCAGATGAAAATGATAAACATAAAGTTGATTTGGCGGATAACTCTGATGCTCAAGCTGATTCAGATACATCTCAGAATGAGGTACAAGGAAAAGAAGGTCTGAATCAAACATCTGATAGATCAGATGATGCAATATCTGATAATGAAGCATTATCCAGAACTCCTTCACAAGTGAATGGCACAAGTATTTTGGATTTTCATATGACATCTTTACCGGCTACAAGAAATTTAGTGCACAATGAAGAAATGGTTGAAAGTTCTGGGATGAGGTTGGGTCGTGCTGCATTGCTCCAGCAGAAGCATATCACAGGGTCTCCATCTATGCACATGGCCAGTTCTGCAACCCATTTCAGCCCTGCAACAATGGGACTGGACTCTCCAATGGAAAGCCCAGCCTCATGGAACTCTCATATGCATCATTCTCTCTCTCAAATGCTGGAAGCTTCTGATGTTGATGCATCTGCAGATTCGCCTATTGGAAGCCCTGCATCGTGGAATTCACATTCCCTTTCCCAGATGATGGAGACCTCTGACACTGATGCAGCCAGAACACGCAAAAAATGGGGCAGTGCTCAGAAGCCTGTTTTGCTTGCTTCTCAGCAATCCCACAAAGATGTTCCCAAGGGATTTAAGAGGCTCTTGAAATTTGGCAGGAAAAGCCGTGGTTCGGAAACGGTCCCAACAGATTGGGTTTCTGCATCGACTACATCTGAAGGGGATGATGACACAGAAGATACAAGGGATCTTGCTATCAGATCTGCAGATGATCTTATGCGAAAATCAAGGATGGGATTTGCACCAACACAACCCACATATGACAGGAATTATGATTTTGGAAGTGTAAGCGGGCCTGTAGAAAGTGATAGTTTCCATGACCAAGGTTCAA TTCAATCTCTTCGAAGTTCAATTCCAGCTCCCCCAGCAAATTTCAAATTAAGAGAGGACCACCTATCAGGAGGTAGCTCCATTAAAG CACCCCGGTCTTTCTTCTCACTGTCATCATTCAGAAGCAAAGGAAGCGATTCAAAGTCTAGGTGA